In one window of Tumebacillus algifaecis DNA:
- the rplU gene encoding 50S ribosomal protein L21, which translates to MYAIVKTGGKQYKVAEGDVIFVEKLDVEGEAVTFDEVLLVSKEGSVVVGSPAVAGATVSAKVLKHGKAKKIIVYKYKSKKNYRRKQGHRQPYTQVQIEKINA; encoded by the coding sequence ATGTACGCAATCGTGAAAACTGGTGGTAAGCAGTACAAAGTAGCAGAAGGTGACGTGATCTTCGTTGAAAAGCTCGACGTTGAGGGCGAAGCTGTTACTTTTGACGAAGTTCTTCTCGTTTCCAAAGAAGGCAGCGTAGTAGTAGGTTCCCCGGCTGTAGCTGGCGCAACCGTTTCTGCGAAAGTCCTGAAACATGGTAAAGCGAAGAAAATCATCGTTTACAAGTACAAGTCTAAGAAAAACTACCGTCGTAAGCAAGGTCATCGTCAACCGTATACCCAAGTACAAATCGAAAAGATCAACGCGTAA
- the rpmA gene encoding 50S ribosomal protein L27, which yields MIKLNLQLFASKKGVGSSKNGRDSHSKRLGVKRADGQVVSAGSILVRQRGTKIYPGLNVGKGGDDTLFAKVEGRVAFERMGRDKKKVSVYPVVVAEAIEA from the coding sequence ATGATTAAATTGAATCTTCAGTTGTTTGCGTCTAAGAAGGGGGTAGGTTCCTCCAAAAACGGACGTGACTCCCATTCGAAGCGTCTGGGCGTTAAGCGCGCAGATGGTCAAGTGGTTTCCGCAGGTTCCATCTTGGTTCGCCAACGCGGCACCAAGATCTACCCGGGACTGAACGTTGGTAAAGGCGGCGACGATACGTTGTTTGCGAAAGTTGAGGGCCGTGTTGCTTTTGAGCGCATGGGTCGCGACAAGAAGAAAGTCAGCGTATATCCGGTCGTTGTAGCAGAAGCTATTGAAGCGTAA
- a CDS encoding ribosomal-processing cysteine protease Prp, producing MIRSVIWRDDQRRISKFSVRGHAGAADRGYDIVCAAVSILVTNAINSSEHLLGVVIATDDEIASGDVVCEVPALSGVENERLQLLMESMVYGIRQVSEAYPDFVKFTEKSR from the coding sequence ATGATCCGCTCGGTCATTTGGCGTGACGATCAACGCAGGATTTCCAAGTTTTCTGTTCGTGGACATGCAGGCGCAGCCGACCGCGGTTATGATATCGTGTGTGCTGCCGTCTCGATATTGGTCACGAATGCGATCAACTCGTCGGAGCATTTGCTTGGCGTAGTCATCGCAACGGATGACGAGATCGCCTCTGGTGATGTCGTGTGCGAGGTGCCTGCTTTGAGTGGCGTGGAGAACGAAAGACTCCAATTGCTTATGGAATCCATGGTGTATGGAATTCGTCAAGTCTCGGAAGCGTATCCGGACTTTGTGAAATTTACCGAGAAGTCCCGATAA